The nucleotide window TTAGTTCAACAAGAACCTTATGGCGAAAATGGACTAAAATTTATTTTGCCGGCTGTAGAAGCTCCAGTGGAAATTAAGATTACTGGGACGGCCAAATTAAGAGAGGGAGTTAGTGTTCCTTTGGTAGGCGCTGTGAATTGGAATGCGGCTTTACAGCAATATGAAAAACAAGACACTGAATCAGGCGAGTTACCAGTTATTCCTATAGAAGGTCTCGAACAAGAGGGAGATTCGGATACATCGGGTGAGGATCCGGTATTAGTTAGAAAAGAAGTGCAGCTCATTAATATCATTGAACCAACTTACCTTAATGAAACTAAGTCATCCGTAAAAGCAATTACAAACACAATAAAAGAGTACTATAAACTACAAGTTCTGTTTGACTTATACTACGGAATTGATGCAAATAATTTCGCTCAAATGCCAGACTTTAGCAATTATGAAGTCAACTTAGAAAACTCGGCAAAACCTTCTTCCTACTATTATATTTTCAATAAAGAAGATATTATTGGAAGTTTTGTTAATCTTACAACAGATCGATTTGTAGCAGATTATTCGAAAAAAATAACCGCTTTTGAACAGCGAATTGCTGATTATAAATTTGTTATGGCAGAAGCGGATGCTAGGTCCGTTGATGTGACTATAGGGTTGAACGAGACGACGCAGGAAGCCGTTAACTTGAATACTAACTTAGCACTAACGCTTGAGAACTTGGAAGCGTGGCGTGCTGCAAGTAATAATTTAATCACTGAAAATGGCGTTGTGGTCGAAAAGTCTGGTGAAGAAGGAACGATGGCTTTATCGCTTAGTTCTGAGTTTGCAGGCCTTTTAGCAGAAAGTGAGTCGCTTGCGGGAACGTCAGAAGGTAATTTGAAGTCGGCAGAGGTGGTTTATAAAACATTCGATGCGATTGATAATGAAGCGAAAAATATTCAAAAAAGCGGAAAGACACTTGTGACAGAGGCATCTACGCTGTCTGATGATTTAGCTAAAAAACTAGAAGACGATGAAACTTTCCAGAAGAATTTTGCGAAAGTCATGGATAATAGCCGTATTGGTGATAGACAAAACGAAAGCCTCTACAGTTTCTTGAGTAGTCCGGTAGATAAGATGAATGCGGGGACTATTGTGGCAGGGGATAAATCGATGCCGTACTTTATGATTTTAGTTTGTACGATACTCGCGATTTTTACTAGTTATGTTATTTCGCATCAAGAGAAGAAACGGCAACAGCTCAATGACTTTGAGAAAGAAATGTCGCTTGCTCTTAAAAACATCCCAATTACGTTCTTAATGATTTGTGTGGCAGTTATTGAGGGACTTGTTATCGGCGCAGTGTCAGGTTTTGTGTTTGGTATCGGTGAGGTCGGAATGTTCCTGTGGATTGGAGTTTGTGTACTAATTATGATGGTGCTTGTTACGGCATTCTCCTATTTATTACGACAGTTAAATATGATTGGGATGTCGATAATCCTACTTATTTTGAGTCTATATCTATTCTTAACAGATGCAGTTGGGCTTAACATCGACAGCGAATCTGTATTTGCGACATTTAGAACTTTTTCGCCACTACAATATATGGAGCAATTACTAAACGGTATTTTAAATATGCAACAAGATTATATTGTGATTGTGTATAGTTTGATTGGCACCGTGCTAAAAATGAAGCAAAAGAGGAGGAGCATTTGGATGAAATTTAAAATCGCGTTATTTCTTATATTAATCTGTTTTGCTTTTGCTCCTGGAGTGCTTGCCACAGATTCAGATAGTTATCTCGAGAACAGTGGGAAAATGGAGATTAAAACAGATAGACTGCAAAAAACAGATGAAGAAAAGGCAAAAGAACAAGAAGATATGAAAGAAACGGAACTGGATAAAAAAGGTATTCCCCTTTTTACGGATGAAATGGATGAAAAGATTGAAAAGCAAAAAGCGTCCGAAAAAGCGGAGTATGAGCGGATTAAAGACTCATTGTTTGAAGAAGAACCGACTGCAGGTGAAACGGTAAGAGCAACTAAAGAAAAGTTGTTCTCGGAAGATTATGAGACAGCTGTATCGGGTGAAACAGTGGTTACTGCAACAAATAGTGTGGAAGATGGGACGAAAAAAACAAAACAAAAAACAGTTGGCGGAGCAATTGCGGGAACGCTTGTGGCACTTGCAGGTGGGGTTTATGTAGCTGCGCGAAATGTTTTTGAATAGAAAGCGGGGAACATAACATGGCTAAAGATACACATATGAATGTGACGGTAGATTTTACAAATTGGGGCGCGGGTAAATATGATCTGCGTATCCCAGTGCATCAACCAATCAAGGCACTAATTATTAATTTGGCAGAGACGCTAAAAATTGAGTACCAAGATTTATCAAAATGCACTATCAAAACGACCAATAAAGCGATTTTACTAAGCGATGACGATAAACTAACTAACTTTCAAATTGCTGACGGCGATATTTTAGAAATTTTATAGAAAAAAGGAGAATGAAATCGATGAATAAAACAACTGAAATGGATGGAACGGCCTACGATTTTACTTATGAGGATTTAGTGTGAAGTATTACATTCCCTAAATCGAAAACCCATGCAAAAGAACTTGCGCAACTAGAATTGTTAGAAAAACCTGCTGCCCATTTTGTGCCGGCAAAGATTGCAAGTGACAGTGATTCGTACACTATCTCCTATGATATCGACAAATATACATATGGATTTGAACAAATTAGAAAAATGGAACGTGAAGATAAATTGCGTGCACTAAAAAATATCGTGGATTTAAGTGAGTTGTTAGATACTCGTTATACTTTTTTCTTACATCCGGATAACTTGATTTTTGATATAAATTTAGTTCCTCGCATTGTTCATCGTGGGATTAAAAATATTTTACCACCATATGAATTAACGGAAGCAACCTTTTTTAAACAATATCAATGTTTTGTGATTGCAATGTTTTCCAAAAAATATTCGTTTGACAATTTGTATAATGGCTCGCTGACTAGTGCGAGAGGAACGCAATTCGAGAAAAGTATCTTGGATGCGAAAACGATTCAAGACATTGCGACGATTTTAGAAGAAGCGTATGTGAAAGAAAATAAAGCAGTTCAAAGAAATATGACTCGGGTACCGAAAAAAAATACGGGACTTTTAGAGGATTAGCAGTTGGTTTTATCATTGTAGCGATTCTACTTGCGATTCCAGTTAGTTATTTTGCGTTTGTGAAAGTACCGCTCCAAAACGATTTGCTAACTGCTAATGAGAATTTCTTGAAAACAGACTACGACAAGGTGATTACTGGTTTGGAAGATGTTGATCCGGCAAAAATGCCACAATCCGTGCAGTACGAATTAGCCTATTCCTATGTTAATGGTGAAAAAATGAGCGATAAGAAAAAAGAAAACATCCTGCGTACGATTAGTTTGAAATCTGACCCACAAAACTTACTTTATTGGATTTATAACGGTCGTGGGGAGTTTAGTAAATCACTTGATATCGCGAAACTTTTAGATGATCCGTCACTAGCAATGTATAGTTTAACAAAACAAATTGAACAAGTACAAAGCGATACCACTTTAAGCGGCGACAAAAAAGTAGCGAAATTAAAAACACTGGAAGATAGTTTGAAAGAGTATGACGACAAGTTGAATGAACAAGCAACAGAAACAGATGAATCAACAAATACAGAAGCAAAATAAGGGAGAATGAATCATGAATAGAGAGGCTTTATTAATTGTTAGTAACGGGCAACAATGCCATAAACACCAGTTGTCTCCTGAAAAAGTCGTGACAATTGGCAATACCATCGAACATGAAATTACCTATCCTGAACTTGGTGAAGCGATTGAAGTTAAGTACGGTGAAGATACTTGGAATGCTGGGACTACGGCGCTTAAAGTAAATGAAGCTGTAAAAGTAGAGAAGTTAGCGTTTTATCTATGTCAAGATTTGCATACACAAGTTTATGATGTTGTAACCAATCTTTCGGTAGCTTTTGGGGATGGAACGGAAAATGATGTTACGATCGATGAAACTAAATCAGATTTTCTACTTTTGCGTGACTCAAAGGCGGAGAAGTTTGAATTACAAGTGTTTTATGGCGAAATTTATCATAATTTTTCTTTAGTGACAAAGAGTTGTACGTTAGAACCTGGTGACCAGCTTTATACGGACGGTGTGACGATTACAATTGGAAAAGAAGATATCAGTATGCTAGCTGCAAAAAATCGTGTGACGAGCAAATTAGCGCCGTTATTTGCTGCGGACAATGCATTCGGTGAAGACTATCCAGATTATCACCGCTCTCCGCGGATTATTTACCGTGCACCGGAAGAAAAAATCAACATGGCAAAACCGTCAAGCAAGCCTTCCAAACCAACAGATGGACTGATTAAAATTATTTTGCCACCACTTATTATGGTTGCAATTACCGTAATGATTTCGATTTTTCAACCGCGGGGACTTTATATTATCATGACAATCGCCATGTCAGCAGTAACGATTACAATGGCGATTATTAACTATATAAAATCACGCAAAAAATATAAAGAAGACTCAAAACAACGGTTGGAAAGTTATGACCTTTATTTAAAACGAAAAACGAAAGAATTGCATGAAACCAGCGAAAAACAACGACATGCATTAACTTACCATTATCCAAATGTCACAGAACTGGAAAAAATGGCACTACGAGTGGATTCGCGCATTTATGAAAAAACCATGTTTCATCACGATTTCTTAACTCTCCGTGTTGGTTACGGCGATGAATCCAGTAGTTTTTCTGTGGAATTTCAACAAGAAGAATTTAGCCAAGAAAAAGATGAACTTATTGAAGAAGCAGTGAAAATTAAAGGGCAATATTTATCGATTAAAGAGGTTCCAGTAGCGACAGATTTGATGCATGGACCAGTCGGCTATATTGGGCCACGTCACTTAGTTCTTGAACAACTGCAAATGTTAGTGATGCAAACGTCCCTTTTCCATAGTTATTATGATTTACAATTTATTACGATTTTCCCGGAAGAAGAAAAAGCCGATTGGGATTGGATGCGTTGGTTGCCACATGCGAATATGCGCGATGTGAATGTTCGCGGCTTCGTTTATCATGAACGTTCGCGCGACCAAGTGCTCAATTCACTTTACCAAATTTTAAAAGAGCGGAAACAAACGTTAACGGAGCAAACTAGCAAACAAGAACAACTCTATTTTAGTCCACATTATGTAGTATTAATTACGGATGAAAAATTAATTCTAGATCATACGGTCATGGAATTTTTCAATGAAGATCCAAGTGAATTAGGTGTTTCGTTAGTTTTCGTGCAAGACGTCATGGAAAGCTTGCCAGAACACGTGAAGACAGTTGTCGATATTCGTGATGCTAAAAGCGGAAACATTATTTTGGAGCAAGGCGATTTAGTCAATCGTGCATTCGTACCAGACCATTTGCCTGCTGATTTTGACAAAGAAGTCATTAGTCGGGCTCTTGCACCACTTAACCACTTACAAAACTTAAAAAACTCGATCCCAGAGGCCGTTACTTTCCTGGAAATGTACGGGGTAGAGCGCGTGGAGGAATTAAATATTGCCGGACGTTGGGCAAAAAATGAAACCTATAAGAGCCTCGCTGTCCCACTAGGACTTCGTGGGAAAGACGATATCGTGCAGCTGAATTTACATGAAAAAGCACACGGACCGCATGGATTGGTTGCTGGGACGACTGGTTCTGGTAAATCAGAAATTATTCAGTCCTATATTATCTCCCTTGGCGTCAATTTTCATCCCTATGAAGTCGCTTTCCTACTAATTGACTACAAGGGCGGCGGAATGGCGAACTTGTTTAAAAATATGCCGCATTTACTTGGAACCATTACCAACTTGGACGGCGCCCAGTCGATGCGTGCGCTTGCGTCCATCAAAGCCGAATTGCAGAAAAGGCAACGGTTATTTGGGGAGCACGACGTCAACCATATCAACCAATACCAAAAACTATACAAACAAGGCAAAGCAACCGAGCCAATGCCCCATCTATTCCTTATTTCCGATGAGTTTGCCGAATTAAAATCCGAACAACCAGAATTTATGAAAGAACTCGTTTCGACCGTACGTATCGGACGTTCCCTTGGCATCCATTTAATCTTAGCGACCCAAAAACCAAGCGGCGTGGTAGATGACCAAATCTGGTCCAACTCGAAATTCAAACTAGCGCTCAAAGTACAAAATGCGAGCGACTCGAATGAAATTTTGAAAACACCCGATGCAGCAGAAATCACGTTGCCAGGACGTTCGTATTTACAAGTGGGGAATAACGAGATTTATGAGTTATTCCAAAGTGCATGGAGCGGTGCAGACTACGTGCCAGATAAGGAAAACACAGATTATATTGATACAACCATTTATGCGATAAATGATTTAGGTCAGTACGATATTTTGACAGAAGATTTGAGTGGTTTGGATAAGAAAGATGATTTGACGAAACTACCGAGCGAACTGGATGCGGTAATTGATCATATTCATGCGTATACGGAGGAGGTTGGGATTGAGGCACTGCCGAGACCGTGGTTGCCGCCTTTGGAAGAAGAAATTTTCTTACCAGAACTACACCCAGTGAACAGAGAAGACTTATGGCATGGAGAAAAACAACCACTTCAAGCAACAATTGGTTTTCTTGATATTCCACAAATGCAGGCACAAGAGCCATTAACGATTGATTTAGCTAAAGATGGACATTTAGCTGTATTCTCAAGTCCAGGTTACGGAAAGTCGACATTCTTACAAACCGTAACGATGGATTTAGCAAGACAACACAATCCAGAAAGACTGCATATTTATCTATTGGACTTAGGGACGAATGGGTTGTTACCACTAAAAGGCTTACCACATGTTGCGGATACCATTATGGTGGATGAGGAAATTAAAATCGGAAAGCTTATCCGTCGTTTAGCACAAGAATTAAAAGAACGAAAACAAAAGCTAAGTCAATATGGTGTAGCAAATATCTCGATGTATGAAAGAGCGAGTAAGGAAGAAGTTCCAACTATTTTACTTGTGATTGATGCATTTGATTCGGTTGGCGAGGCGCCTTACAAAGAAGTATTTGAGAAATTAATTGCACAAATAGCACGTGAAGGGGCAAGTGTAGGAATTCATTTAGTTATCAGTGCAGTAAGGCAAAATGCTATTCGAGTGCAAATGCTCGCGAGTATAAAACATCAAGTTCCATTATTTATGATTGAAGACGGAGAAGCTAGAAGTATTGTTGGAAAAACAGATTTAACTAGTGAGGAATTGCCTGGTAGAGGATTAGTCAAATTAGAAGAACCAACCGTTTTCCAAACAGCTCTACCAGTTTGTGGAGAAGGAACACTTGATATTATTGAAAAAATCCAAACAGAAAGTGAAGAAATGGCTAAAGCTTGGCAAGGTATGGTGCCAGAGCCAATTCCAATGGTTCCAGAAGTAATCCATATGTTGGATTATCTGAAAAACAAACAAGTTCAAAGTGCCATTTCAAAAGGTAAAACTCCGATTGCTGTAGATTTTGAATACGTTTTACCAGTTAATTTAGATGTACGAACAGATGGTAATACCTTAGTTCTGACGGATAATGCGGATATTTTAGAACGAACAATGGTCTCATTAGTCGAATTAATGGGGCAAAATATGGAAGTCGATATTGCCCTATATGACAATTCCTCTAACAGATTCCAACGATATAAAAATAATGTAAATATTTATGCAGGCGACGATGACGCAATGAATTTAGTTTCCGAACAATTGATTAGTGTTTTAGAAGCGAGAGAAGATGGATGGAAAGAAATCCAACGTGCAGCAGGTGGCGATGTAACCTTGAGAATGTACGTGGAAGAATTGCGTCCAATGTACATTGTGCTAACAGATAGTATTTATAGTGCTGAACAAATGTCTGCGGAGGCTCGGAAAAATATAGTGAAACTAATAGAAAACGGACCAAGACTAGGAATTTATTTTGTTACCGGAAGTCAAACAGGAATTCTTTACAGAGCGAGAGATGAGATTTCTGGAGAATTACGAAAACAAAAAACAGGGATTTTACTAGGACGAGTTAGTGATCAAAGTGTCCTTAGCCTGATTAATACTATCTATAAAGAGCAGATGCTCGCACCATATGAAGCTTATTACATTAAACAAGGGCAGTGCGAGAAAATTAAGCTTATTGCGCCAAACCAATAATTGAAAGGAGGAATTAAATATGGGCCTATTCGATTTTGCCAAATCACCTACTGAAAAAAAACGAGATGACTATGATAAATTACATGACTATTTAAAAGATGCTCTCAAAGAACATGATGAAAAAATGGCAGAAGTAAAAAGTGATTTGAGTGCTTATAAAAAAGGAATGCCTGATATGCCAAGCAAAGGCATTCCTGCAAATCCATTTGTAGATAAAAACGAGAAAGTATTAGAGCAACTGGAAAAGTATATAGACAAAGAAAAAGATAAGCGCGCCAGTTTGAAAAGCGCCATTGATAAAGCTTATAGAAAATATCTAGAGTATAAAGCATTAGCAATAAAAGAAGAAAAAGCCGAGCAAGCGAAGAAAGAGCGGGAGGAGAAAAGGAAAAATGGGTAATGTGAAAATTGATGCGGCCAAAGTCGCCGAAGCCAAAAAATCAGCCGTCATTGTGGAAAAAAGCCTGGAAGCAACACATAAAAAATGCAAATCAGTTATTTCTTATGTAGAAGGTGCCTCTTGGAGTGGTAAATCACGGGATGCTTTTCTTACTTTCATGGAATTAATTGAACAGTACCATGCGGACGTAAAGAAAAACTTTAAAAAGCAAAAGAAAGCTTTGAACGCATTAGAAGATTATGTGGAAGATTTTGAGAACACTTCCTACTCCAAGGATGTGAAGAGGTTATGACAGTAAGCATGGTAGATACTTTTACACCCGTAGAACTATATTTGTTACTTGCGCCTTTTGAAGTAAAACATATCTTTGGAATCCCAGACAAGATAACTTATCTGTTAAAAGGCGAAGATGTTTTTGCGGAAGGATTTGAAATGCTTAAGAATAAAGGTGTTTTAGATGGTTCTGGAAATTTAACAGATGGTGGGGGCTTCTTGATTGACTCACTAGTTGAATATTATCAAAGCACAAAATATGTCCGACTCAATCAATTAATGTTTGCTTTTCCTAAAAAAACATCGAATGAAGTACTGGTAATGATAGAAATAAAACCACAAAAAGAATATCGGTTTGAGCGAATGAATAAAATCCATGCGCTAGCGATGATGAGAGAACTTTTCCCCATTATTAGCAGAGAACCTGGTCCAAAGGAAACGGAATTTTTAAAAGAAGAATTAACAAACGAAGAACGAAAACGGGCAATGGTTTTTAATCCAGAGAAGAATTTTATTAGTATGGAATTTTTTCACTTAGAAGAAAAAACGCAAGAAGCAAGTAATCCGGCTTTCTATAAGCAGTATCTATCATTTGAGATGGAAAACAAACTAATTATGGTGGATGTCGTAAATGAAGCTTATTATCAAGGGAGTCAGTATGCTTTACTAAAATTATTATTTGATGAGCTTGCATTTCCGTATAAGGAGGACAAATAGATGGCACAACAAACAATGGGCGGCGCAGGAGCCGCTTCCACCATAGATATCAACCCAGATGAAATGACGCATATTGCCAAAGAGTTACTCGCAATTGCCAATGAATTTGAAGGCACCATCCAGCCAGCAGTAAAACAGTTAAAAGCAAACAAGTATTTAACCA belongs to Listeria ivanovii subsp. ivanovii and includes:
- a CDS encoding WXG100 family type VII secretion target; amino-acid sequence: MGNVKIDAAKVAEAKKSAVIVEKSLEATHKKCKSVISYVEGASWSGKSRDAFLTFMELIEQYHADVKKNFKKQKKALNALEDYVEDFENTSYSKDVKRL
- the essA gene encoding type VII secretion protein EssA, giving the protein MKFKIALFLILICFAFAPGVLATDSDSYLENSGKMEIKTDRLQKTDEEKAKEQEDMKETELDKKGIPLFTDEMDEKIEKQKASEKAEYERIKDSLFEEEPTAGETVRATKEKLFSEDYETAVSGETVVTATNSVEDGTKKTKQKTVGGAIAGTLVALAGGVYVAARNVFE
- a CDS encoding EsaB/YukD family protein; the protein is MAKDTHMNVTVDFTNWGAGKYDLRIPVHQPIKALIINLAETLKIEYQDLSKCTIKTTNKAILLSDDDKLTNFQIADGDILEIL
- the essC gene encoding type VII secretion protein EssC; this translates as MNREALLIVSNGQQCHKHQLSPEKVVTIGNTIEHEITYPELGEAIEVKYGEDTWNAGTTALKVNEAVKVEKLAFYLCQDLHTQVYDVVTNLSVAFGDGTENDVTIDETKSDFLLLRDSKAEKFELQVFYGEIYHNFSLVTKSCTLEPGDQLYTDGVTITIGKEDISMLAAKNRVTSKLAPLFAADNAFGEDYPDYHRSPRIIYRAPEEKINMAKPSSKPSKPTDGLIKIILPPLIMVAITVMISIFQPRGLYIIMTIAMSAVTITMAIINYIKSRKKYKEDSKQRLESYDLYLKRKTKELHETSEKQRHALTYHYPNVTELEKMALRVDSRIYEKTMFHHDFLTLRVGYGDESSSFSVEFQQEEFSQEKDELIEEAVKIKGQYLSIKEVPVATDLMHGPVGYIGPRHLVLEQLQMLVMQTSLFHSYYDLQFITIFPEEEKADWDWMRWLPHANMRDVNVRGFVYHERSRDQVLNSLYQILKERKQTLTEQTSKQEQLYFSPHYVVLITDEKLILDHTVMEFFNEDPSELGVSLVFVQDVMESLPEHVKTVVDIRDAKSGNIILEQGDLVNRAFVPDHLPADFDKEVISRALAPLNHLQNLKNSIPEAVTFLEMYGVERVEELNIAGRWAKNETYKSLAVPLGLRGKDDIVQLNLHEKAHGPHGLVAGTTGSGKSEIIQSYIISLGVNFHPYEVAFLLIDYKGGGMANLFKNMPHLLGTITNLDGAQSMRALASIKAELQKRQRLFGEHDVNHINQYQKLYKQGKATEPMPHLFLISDEFAELKSEQPEFMKELVSTVRIGRSLGIHLILATQKPSGVVDDQIWSNSKFKLALKVQNASDSNEILKTPDAAEITLPGRSYLQVGNNEIYELFQSAWSGADYVPDKENTDYIDTTIYAINDLGQYDILTEDLSGLDKKDDLTKLPSELDAVIDHIHAYTEEVGIEALPRPWLPPLEEEIFLPELHPVNREDLWHGEKQPLQATIGFLDIPQMQAQEPLTIDLAKDGHLAVFSSPGYGKSTFLQTVTMDLARQHNPERLHIYLLDLGTNGLLPLKGLPHVADTIMVDEEIKIGKLIRRLAQELKERKQKLSQYGVANISMYERASKEEVPTILLVIDAFDSVGEAPYKEVFEKLIAQIAREGASVGIHLVISAVRQNAIRVQMLASIKHQVPLFMIEDGEARSIVGKTDLTSEELPGRGLVKLEEPTVFQTALPVCGEGTLDIIEKIQTESEEMAKAWQGMVPEPIPMVPEVIHMLDYLKNKQVQSAISKGKTPIAVDFEYVLPVNLDVRTDGNTLVLTDNADILERTMVSLVELMGQNMEVDIALYDNSSNRFQRYKNNVNIYAGDDDAMNLVSEQLISVLEAREDGWKEIQRAAGGDVTLRMYVEELRPMYIVLTDSIYSAEQMSAEARKNIVKLIENGPRLGIYFVTGSQTGILYRARDEISGELRKQKTGILLGRVSDQSVLSLINTIYKEQMLAPYEAYYIKQGQCEKIKLIAPNQ
- a CDS encoding DUF5081 family protein, whose protein sequence is MTVSMVDTFTPVELYLLLAPFEVKHIFGIPDKITYLLKGEDVFAEGFEMLKNKGVLDGSGNLTDGGGFLIDSLVEYYQSTKYVRLNQLMFAFPKKTSNEVLVMIEIKPQKEYRFERMNKIHALAMMRELFPIISREPGPKETEFLKEELTNEERKRAMVFNPEKNFISMEFFHLEEKTQEASNPAFYKQYLSFEMENKLIMVDVVNEAYYQGSQYALLKLLFDELAFPYKEDK